In the Eptesicus fuscus isolate TK198812 chromosome 12, DD_ASM_mEF_20220401, whole genome shotgun sequence genome, one interval contains:
- the TXNL4A gene encoding thioredoxin-like protein 4A isoform X2, giving the protein MYELYDPCTVMFFFRNKHIMIDLGTGNNNKINWAMEDKQEMIDIIETVYRGARKGRGLVVSPKDYSTKYRY; this is encoded by the exons ATGTATGAGTTATACGATCCTTGTACTGTCATGTTTTTCTTCAG GAACAAGCACATCATGATTGACCTGGGCACTGGCAACAACAACAAGATCAACTGGGCCATGGAGGACAAGCAGGAGATGATCGACATCATTGAGACCGTGTACCGGGGCGCCCGCAAAGGCCGTGGTCTGGTTGTGTCCCCAAAGGACTACTCCACGAAGTACCGATACTGA